GGCCACGGCCTCGGTGACCTGCGGGTCGTGCCAGATCTCGGCGAGGCGGTTCAGGACTTCGTCGTCGACGCGGTCAGCGGTGGTGACGAAGACGTTGATGTAGGGCTCGGCCTCCGGGGAGTTCGGGTCGTCCTGGAAGATGGCCAGCTGCGGGTCGATGCCGGAGCGGTCCAGCCAGCTGTTGTTGATGATGGCGGGGCGGCCCTCGTTGTAGGCCGAGGGGGTCTGGGAGGCGTCGACCGGGACGACGGAGACCTTGGAGTTCTCGCCGTCGATGTCGGCTGGGGTCGGGGTCAGCGGGTCCTGGACGCCTTCCTTCAGTGTCACCAGGTCAGCCTGGGCGAGCACGTTGATGGCGCGGCCCTGGTTGGAGGGGTCGTTCGGGATGGCCACCTCTTCGCCCTCGATGCCGTCGAGGGAGTCGTGGTCCTTCCAGAACAGCGCCAGCGGCACGATCTCGGTGGAGCCGACGATGCGCAGGTCGTTGCCGGAGTTGACGTTGTACTCGGAGAGGTACTTGATGTGCTGGAACTTGTTCACGTCCAGCTCGCCCTGCGCGAGGGCCTCGTTGACCGGGTTGTAGTCGGAGAAGGAGACGAGGTCGAGCTCGATGCCCTCTTCGGCGGCGAGGTCGGAGAAGACCGACCACGCCTGCTGGTCAGCGTCGGTGGTGCCGATGCGGACGACGGTGGGCTCGCCCTCGGCGTTGTCGGCCTGCTCGGCGTTCTCGTCGGAGCAGGCGGTCAGGCCCGCCGCGGTGACGAGCGTCGCCGCAGCGGCGGCGAAAGCACGGTTGAAGCGCATGAGAGGACTCCTTAAAAGTGTGTGTAGCCGGAAATTATTGACGTGTGACAACTTATCACCCGATATACCGCTTAGTCTATTCCGCGCGGACTCGCCCCATCCGGCGCGTTCGAACGTAGTGGCGATTGCGTGTAGCATGGAGCCATGAGATTCAACGGGGGAGAGGTGCTGTCGTGGTCGCGCCTGGAGCGCATCCTCTCCGGCAGGCCAGGGCCCGTCCCCCTGCCCGTCAATCACGCGAGCTCGCTTGTCGACGCCCCACCGGCGCCCCGCAAGGTGGCCACGCCCTTCGCCGAGCTGCACGCCGTGTCCTCCTACAGCTTCCTCGACGGGGCGAGCGAGCCGGAAGGGCTCGTAGAACGCGCCCTGCACCTCGGCATTGGCGCCCTTGCGGTGCTGGACAGGGACGGTTTCTACGGCGCGGTGAAGTTTGCGGAGGCCGCGGCCGCCGCGGGGATTGACGCCGTCTTCGGCGCGGAGCTCACTCTCGGCGAGCGCATCCTGCCCGTCCTCGCCCGCGGGCCCGAGGGCTACCGGCGGCTGTCGCGGCTGATGTCCCGGGCGCACATGGCAACGCGCGAGAAGGGGCGGGTGTCCTACCCGCCGCTGGAGTCCATCGCCGCCGAACTGGACGGCACCTGCACCGTCCTGGCCGGGTGGCGCTGGGCCGACGACATCGCTCACTTGGTCGAATTATTCGGACTAGACCGAGTGGTCAGGGAGTACGAGGTCTCCCTCACCCCGGAGGACGCGGACCACCACGCGCTTCTCGACGCCTCCCCCCACGTCCCGGCCATCATCACCGCTGCCCCCGCTGCCGCCACCCGGGACCAGGCGCGCCTGGCCGCGGCGAAGCGGTCGCTGGGGCGTCGCCAAGCAATCGATGCCGCCCACGGCGAGCTGCACCCGATGGGCGCGAACTGGCTGCGTTCGGGCGCGCAGCTGCTGGCGCTGTGCCCGGGCTGCGAGGACAAGCTGGCGGCGTCGGTCGAGCTCGCGGCACAGTGCGCCTTCACCCTGAACCTGGTCGCCCCGGAGCTGCCGCGCTTTCCCACGCCCGCCGGCCACGACGAGATGAGCTGGCTGCGCGCCATCACCCTGGCCGCCGCCGAGGTGCGCTACGCCACCCGCCCGGCGGACATCCGCGAGCGGGCGCTGGCGCAGATCGACTACGAGCTGGGTGTCATCGCGGAGCTGAACTTTCCCGGCTACTTCCTCATCGTCCACGACCTGGTGGGCTTCTGCCGCCGGGAGAACATCCTCTGCCAGGGGCGCGGCTCGGCGGCGAACTCTGCGGTGTGCTTCGCGCTTGGTATCACCAACGCCGAGCCGATCGCGGCCGGCCTGCTTTTCGAGCGCTTCCTCTCCCCGGACCGCGACGGCCCGCCGGACATCGACCTCGACATCGAATCGGGCCGGCGCGAGGAGGTGATCCAGTACGTCTATGACACCTACGGCCGCGACAACGCCGCGCAGGTGGCCAACGTGATCACCTACCGCACCAAGGGCGCGGTCCGGGACGCGGCGCG
This is a stretch of genomic DNA from Corynebacterium auris. It encodes these proteins:
- a CDS encoding MetQ/NlpA family ABC transporter substrate-binding protein — translated: MRFNRAFAAAAATLVTAAGLTACSDENAEQADNAEGEPTVVRIGTTDADQQAWSVFSDLAAEEGIELDLVSFSDYNPVNEALAQGELDVNKFQHIKYLSEYNVNSGNDLRIVGSTEIVPLALFWKDHDSLDGIEGEEVAIPNDPSNQGRAINVLAQADLVTLKEGVQDPLTPTPADIDGENSKVSVVPVDASQTPSAYNEGRPAIINNSWLDRSGIDPQLAIFQDDPNSPEAEPYINVFVTTADRVDDEVLNRLAEIWHDPQVTEAVAQDSKGTSVPVQRDKDELNDILERLENQN